Proteins encoded together in one Janthinobacterium tructae window:
- a CDS encoding glycoside hydrolase family 13 protein, whose product MLDKKWWHNAVVYQIYPRSFQDSNHDGVGDLAGIIGRLDYLQHLGINLIWLSPVYRSPMDDNGYDISDYQDIAAEFGTLAEMEQLIAEAAKRDIRILMDLVVNHTSDEHAWFVEAKKSKDSPYRDYYIWRNAGADGSPPDQQRSYFGGSAWEYDAASGEYYFHLFSKRQPDLNWENPQVQEEVHRMMNWWLDKGIGGFRMDVIDLIGKQVDQQIIANGAQLHPRLQQMHQATLAARDVVSVGETWSATPETAKLYSDPARQELSMVFQFEHITMTHDAKEGKWKPRPFDLIEFKQIISKWQTALADAGWNSLFWNNHDLPRAVSKYGDPGRYRVESAKMLATALHFLKGTPYVYQGEEIGMTNVRFDSIDDYRDIESLNLYHERTAAGVSPETMMAGIHANGRDNARTPMHWNSTHNAGFSTGTPWLKLNPNYPEINVAAALEQPDSVFFHYQKLIALRKQWDVMVYGKYLPLLEQHPQVFAYQRSLGSQQLVVVNNFSDEHVELDLPALLHGIAGQGLISNYAQRDSLTDHLSLQPYESFAIAYVCEPGRG is encoded by the coding sequence ATGTTGGATAAGAAATGGTGGCATAACGCCGTCGTGTATCAGATCTACCCACGTAGTTTTCAAGACAGCAATCACGATGGGGTCGGTGATCTGGCCGGCATCATCGGCAGACTAGACTACCTGCAACATCTGGGAATCAACCTGATCTGGCTGTCGCCAGTGTACCGGTCGCCGATGGACGATAACGGCTATGACATCTCCGACTATCAGGATATCGCCGCTGAATTCGGCACATTGGCCGAGATGGAGCAGTTGATCGCAGAGGCGGCCAAGCGCGACATCCGTATCCTGATGGATCTTGTGGTCAACCATACCTCTGACGAGCATGCTTGGTTCGTCGAGGCGAAGAAATCCAAGGATAGCCCCTACCGTGACTACTACATCTGGCGCAATGCAGGCGCAGATGGCTCCCCGCCCGACCAGCAACGTTCGTATTTTGGCGGGAGCGCATGGGAATACGATGCCGCCAGCGGTGAATATTACTTCCATCTGTTCTCGAAACGACAGCCGGACCTGAACTGGGAAAATCCCCAGGTGCAGGAAGAGGTGCATCGCATGATGAACTGGTGGTTGGACAAGGGCATCGGCGGCTTCCGCATGGATGTGATCGATCTCATCGGCAAACAGGTCGACCAGCAGATTATCGCCAACGGCGCACAACTGCACCCGCGGCTGCAGCAAATGCACCAGGCGACCTTGGCGGCACGCGATGTAGTGTCGGTGGGCGAGACCTGGAGCGCCACCCCGGAGACCGCCAAGCTGTATTCCGACCCGGCGCGTCAGGAGCTGTCGATGGTCTTCCAGTTTGAGCACATCACAATGACCCACGATGCCAAGGAGGGGAAATGGAAGCCGCGGCCGTTCGATCTGATCGAATTCAAGCAGATCATCAGTAAGTGGCAGACCGCGCTGGCCGATGCCGGCTGGAATTCACTGTTCTGGAATAACCACGACCTGCCGCGCGCCGTATCCAAATACGGCGATCCCGGCCGCTATCGGGTCGAGTCGGCCAAGATGCTGGCCACCGCGCTACATTTTCTCAAGGGCACCCCCTACGTCTATCAAGGCGAGGAAATAGGCATGACCAATGTACGTTTCGATTCCATCGACGACTATCGCGACATCGAATCGCTCAACCTCTACCACGAACGCACGGCCGCCGGCGTGTCACCGGAGACGATGATGGCCGGCATCCACGCCAACGGACGGGACAATGCACGCACCCCAATGCACTGGAACAGCACACACAACGCCGGCTTCAGTACTGGCACGCCATGGCTAAAGCTGAATCCCAACTACCCTGAGATCAACGTCGCGGCCGCGTTGGAACAACCCGATTCGGTCTTCTTCCACTACCAGAAGCTGATCGCACTGCGCAAGCAGTGGGACGTCATGGTGTACGGGAAATACCTGCCGTTGCTGGAGCAGCACCCGCAGGTATTCGCCTACCAGCGCAGCTTGGGGAGCCAGCAGCTGGTTGTCGTCAACAACTTCTCCGACGAACATGTCGAACTGGATCTGCCGGCATTGCTGCACGGCATTGCCGGGCAAGGCTTGATCAGCAACTATGCCCAGCGTGACAGCTTGACCGACCACCTCAGCCTGCAGCCATACGAATCGTTTGCCATCGCTTATGTGTGTGAGCCAGGGCGCGGGTAA
- the imuA gene encoding translesion DNA synthesis-associated protein ImuA has translation MLSPSLQHSSPITLANSALLRDVWRASELSRGTTSTVTTGHSILDRELPGNGWPQSTFTELLVQQAGIGEMHLLRPALAQLSQQRRIALVQPPYLPNSAACKFMDLSCPNLLWIRAPSTADALWSTEQILRNGSCGAVLLWQTNIRDEALRRLNLAAQTTETFFWLVRPMSAAADASPAPLRLALRPAAGGISTHIIKRRGPHHEAPLFIPLADMPARQRFLDDQNAVLVQRTPPTVASRMPQAALV, from the coding sequence ATGCTTTCACCCTCCCTTCAACATAGCAGCCCTATCACACTGGCCAATAGCGCCCTGCTGCGTGACGTCTGGCGGGCAAGTGAACTGAGTCGAGGTACAACCAGCACGGTTACTACCGGTCATAGCATCTTGGATCGTGAGCTTCCTGGCAACGGTTGGCCGCAATCGACCTTCACAGAGTTGCTAGTTCAGCAAGCGGGTATCGGGGAAATGCACTTGTTGCGGCCAGCGCTGGCACAACTGTCGCAACAACGTCGGATCGCCCTGGTGCAGCCGCCGTACTTGCCCAACTCCGCTGCCTGCAAATTCATGGACCTGAGCTGCCCGAACCTGCTCTGGATACGTGCCCCCAGCACCGCCGATGCTCTCTGGTCCACCGAGCAGATCCTGCGCAACGGCAGTTGCGGTGCGGTATTGCTGTGGCAGACGAATATTCGCGACGAAGCACTGCGGCGCCTCAATCTGGCGGCGCAGACAACCGAAACGTTCTTCTGGCTGGTCCGGCCGATGAGCGCAGCGGCCGATGCTTCACCGGCGCCATTGCGCCTGGCTTTGCGCCCCGCCGCCGGCGGTATTTCCACTCACATCATTAAACGGCGTGGCCCACATCATGAGGCGCCACTCTTTATCCCGCTGGCTGACATGCCGGCACGTCAACGATTTTTGGACGATCAAAATGCGGTTCTGGTTCAGCGTACACCTCCCACTGTTGCCTCTCGAATGCCTCAGGCCGCGCTGGTGTGA
- a CDS encoding ATP-binding protein, with product MDPVKNPFAPGAGSRPPELAGRQAIINDARVAIDRALLGRPSRSQVFLGLRGVGKTVLLNAVETMANERGHLTSSIEAPESKPLGELLLPRVHQVLRKLSLIDNAKGKAYEALRALRSFAAVFNFEYGDMSISVDPEVGVADSGDLENDLPELFVRIGEAAKAAGKAWTLLIDELQYLSQKDLAALIVSLHKINQSELPVLFFGAGLPQVAALSGEAKSYAERLFHFPEVGALSEVDAKAAIRQPVNEEGAVIDEGALTEIFLKTKGYPYFLQEWGHQSWNLAVGDTITLHDARQAEATTLKRLDEGFFKVRFDRLTPKEREYVIAMARLGNGPYRSSDVADALGESSQSLGPRRAQIISKGMIYSPSHGDIAFTVPMFNDYLTRNLANLG from the coding sequence ATGGACCCCGTAAAAAACCCTTTCGCACCCGGCGCAGGTAGCCGCCCACCGGAACTCGCAGGGCGACAGGCGATTATCAATGATGCGCGCGTGGCTATTGATCGAGCCTTGCTTGGAAGACCTAGCCGATCTCAAGTGTTCCTGGGCCTTCGTGGTGTAGGTAAAACCGTACTTCTGAATGCTGTTGAGACCATGGCCAACGAGCGCGGCCATCTAACTTCCAGCATCGAAGCGCCGGAAAGTAAGCCGCTAGGAGAATTGCTTTTGCCGCGTGTACATCAGGTGCTACGCAAGCTCTCTCTTATCGACAATGCTAAAGGCAAAGCATACGAGGCACTGCGTGCGCTACGATCCTTTGCCGCTGTGTTCAATTTTGAATACGGAGACATGTCAATCTCCGTCGATCCCGAAGTAGGAGTAGCAGACAGTGGCGACCTGGAGAACGATCTTCCTGAGTTGTTCGTACGTATTGGCGAAGCTGCAAAAGCCGCAGGAAAGGCTTGGACGCTCCTCATTGACGAGCTCCAGTACCTTAGCCAGAAGGATCTGGCAGCTCTCATCGTTTCGCTCCACAAGATCAACCAGAGTGAGCTCCCCGTCTTGTTTTTCGGTGCCGGATTACCCCAAGTAGCAGCATTATCTGGCGAAGCCAAATCCTATGCAGAGAGATTATTCCACTTCCCAGAGGTCGGTGCCCTGTCTGAAGTCGATGCCAAGGCAGCCATCCGGCAACCTGTAAATGAAGAAGGTGCCGTTATCGATGAGGGGGCTCTAACCGAAATATTCCTTAAAACCAAAGGCTACCCTTACTTTTTACAGGAATGGGGCCACCAATCCTGGAACCTTGCCGTCGGGGATACGATCACCCTTCATGACGCAAGACAGGCAGAAGCAACCACCCTGAAGCGTCTGGATGAAGGTTTTTTCAAGGTGCGTTTCGATCGATTAACGCCGAAAGAGCGCGAGTATGTCATTGCTATGGCAAGGTTAGGGAACGGGCCATACCGTTCTTCAGATGTGGCCGACGCGCTCGGTGAATCCTCGCAAAGCCTAGGGCCGCGCCGTGCCCAGATAATAAGCAAAGGAATGATCTACAGCCCGTCTCACGGAGACATCGCATTCACTGTTCCGATGTTTAATGACTATCTCACTCGCAATTTGGCCAATCTTGGCTGA
- a CDS encoding IS3 family transposase (programmed frameshift) — protein sequence MTRNKQTIEVVTVSQERRRRWSAEEKAALVRETYEPGMNVSLVARKHGVGASQLFNWRKLEREGALMAVTAGESVVPASELAAARAQIAQLQRMLGKKTMEAEILKEAVEFAREKKLDCALALVGQGRPVKPVCSALGVARSHVSQMLIRPADWVDGRTVQTFHQPADAILVDAVRAEITALPTYGYRRAGALVNRTRALMGLQTINHKRFYRVMKQNSLLLPKAPKRPVSSRVHDGVVSVAESNQRWCSDGFEIACDNGEVVTGVFMKDCCDREIIAWRAWAERGLPGEPVRDMLVEAVEARFGQASVGSTRLEFLSDNGGAYRAHETHALVRALGIEPVHTPVCSPQSNGIAESFVNTFKRDYVNLMDRSSAEIVLAQLPDAFMHFNEVHPHSSLKWKSPRMFRRELARRAQESGAN from the exons ATGACTAGGAACAAGCAAACAATCGAAGTGGTAACGGTGAGCCAGGAGCGTCGCAGACGCTGGTCAGCCGAGGAAAAGGCGGCACTGGTACGCGAGACGTACGAGCCGGGCATGAACGTGTCGCTGGTCGCTCGCAAGCACGGCGTGGGGGCGAGCCAGCTGTTCAACTGGCGCAAACTCGAACGCGAAGGTGCACTGATGGCGGTTACTGCCGGCGAATCGGTCGTGCCAGCGAGCGAACTGGCAGCTGCGCGCGCCCAGATCGCACAATTGCAGCGCATGCTTGGCAAGAAGACGATGGAGGCGGAAATTCTCAAGGAGGCCGTCGAGTTCGCTCGCGAAAAAAAGT TGGATTGCGCGCTCGCCCTTGTTGGGCAAGGACGACCAGTGAAGCCGGTTTGTTCTGCCCTTGGTGTAGCGCGCTCGCATGTTTCGCAAATGTTGATTCGGCCGGCCGACTGGGTCGATGGCCGCACTGTACAAACGTTCCATCAACCTGCTGACGCGATCCTGGTCGACGCGGTGCGCGCCGAGATCACCGCATTGCCAACGTATGGCTATCGCCGTGCAGGCGCTCTGGTCAATCGAACACGCGCATTGATGGGGCTGCAAACGATCAACCATAAGCGCTTTTACCGGGTGATGAAACAGAACTCTCTACTGCTGCCCAAAGCACCTAAACGGCCCGTCAGTAGCCGCGTGCACGACGGTGTGGTGTCGGTGGCCGAATCGAACCAACGCTGGTGTTCCGACGGTTTCGAGATCGCCTGCGACAACGGCGAAGTGGTGACCGGCGTGTTCATGAAGGACTGCTGTGATCGTGAAATCATCGCGTGGCGGGCGTGGGCTGAACGTGGGTTGCCTGGCGAACCGGTACGTGACATGTTGGTGGAAGCGGTGGAAGCGCGATTTGGCCAGGCCAGTGTCGGATCGACCCGGCTGGAATTCTTGAGCGACAACGGTGGCGCCTACCGGGCCCATGAAACGCACGCCTTGGTGCGCGCACTTGGGATTGAACCGGTGCACACGCCGGTATGCAGCCCGCAGTCGAACGGCATTGCTGAAAGCTTCGTGAACACGTTTAAACGAGACTATGTGAACTTGATGGACCGCAGCAGCGCAGAAATCGTTCTGGCTCAATTGCCAGACGCCTTTATGCACTTCAACGAGGTCCATCCGCATTCGTCGCTGAAATGGAAATCGCCTCGCATGTTCAGGAGGGAGCTGGCGCGCCGGGCTCAGGAAAGTGGCGCTAACTAA
- a CDS encoding error-prone DNA polymerase: MDQPPISTLPDYAELQCMSHYSFLHGASPPDQLVARAAQLGYEAVAMADECSLAGVVKAHVAAREWNIHLIIGSQMRVTPEDGTPPFTVLVLAMDRDGYGNLSELITAARTRADKGSYLVWPRDIANPTAPLAHIKGLPGCQLILCPKYNAPYEEIERQAEWLVRSAPGRARVALTLHHRAQDDRHRAMVEAIGAEFSLPVVATGDVVMHLRSMKIIQDTMTAIRLNTPVAQCGYQLASNAEAHLRSRLRLGNLYPRDALDETLRVAQRCTFSLDELRYEYPGEIVPEGQTPASYLREQAYIGAHWRYPHAIPDNVQAQLEYELELIGDMQYEPYFLTVFDIVRFARSQKILCQGRGSAANSAVCYCLGITEVDPSRGTLLFERFISRERDEPPDIDVDFEHQRREEVIQYIYRKYGRMRAALTAVVISYRPRSVLRDVGRALGVDLSVVDKVAKASHSWGGRADLQQRLITCGLDPNSPIAEKWAAIAERLMRFPRHLSQHPGGFVISRGPLSRLVPIENAAMPERTVIQWDKDDIDELGLLKIDILALGMLSCIARTLALISEQRGERFELGDIPHEDAATYQMISKADTVGVFQIESRAQMSMLPRMQPREFYDLVIEVAIIRPGPIQGGMINPYLRRRQGLEAVTYPSPEIEAVLRRTLGVPIFQEQVMSIAMTAAGFTAGEADRLRRAMAAWKRKGGLEQFEDQLMSGMAERGYSLEFATSIVGQIRGFAEYGFPESHAHSFALLAYASSWLKCHHPAEFLAALLNSQPMGFYSCSSLVQDARRHDVEVRPVDVCTSGWEASLEPMADGRLAVRLGLNNINGMVREAAWRIEEARAAAPFKNTRDVAMRAQLDAGDMKALASANALVTLTGNRRMAMWDAAASVPERDLMRATTIAEPVLELAPPTEADDIVADYRHLGLTLGRHPLALLRERLNKMRFVPSDILNTFSDGQLARGCGIVTVRQRPETAKGVIFLTLEDEFGTINIIVWPTLVEKQRAELMNASLLGVYGIWQSKSGVRNLIAKRLVDCSHLLGQLDTRSRNFH, translated from the coding sequence ATGGACCAGCCGCCAATTTCCACGCTGCCGGACTATGCCGAGCTGCAGTGCATGAGTCATTACTCCTTTCTGCACGGCGCCTCTCCGCCCGATCAATTGGTGGCGCGCGCGGCGCAGCTGGGCTACGAGGCCGTCGCCATGGCCGACGAATGTTCCCTGGCCGGCGTGGTCAAGGCGCATGTGGCCGCGCGGGAGTGGAACATTCATCTCATCATTGGCAGCCAGATGAGGGTGACACCGGAGGACGGCACCCCGCCCTTCACTGTGCTGGTCCTGGCCATGGATCGCGACGGCTACGGCAACCTGAGCGAACTCATTACCGCTGCGCGCACGCGCGCCGACAAGGGAAGTTACCTAGTCTGGCCACGCGACATCGCCAACCCCACCGCCCCTCTCGCCCATATAAAAGGGCTGCCGGGCTGCCAACTCATCCTGTGCCCCAAATATAACGCCCCCTATGAAGAGATCGAGCGGCAAGCCGAATGGCTGGTGCGCAGCGCACCGGGCCGCGCGCGCGTCGCTTTGACGTTGCACCACCGCGCGCAGGATGATCGGCACCGCGCCATGGTCGAAGCCATCGGCGCCGAATTCAGCCTGCCGGTGGTGGCCACGGGCGACGTCGTCATGCACCTGCGCTCGATGAAAATCATCCAGGACACCATGACCGCGATTCGTCTGAATACGCCGGTGGCGCAGTGCGGCTATCAACTGGCCTCGAATGCCGAAGCGCATCTGCGCTCGCGCCTACGGCTGGGCAACCTGTATCCGCGAGATGCCCTGGATGAAACCCTGCGCGTGGCCCAGCGCTGCACCTTCTCGCTTGATGAACTGCGCTATGAATATCCAGGCGAGATTGTGCCTGAGGGACAGACCCCGGCCAGCTACCTGCGCGAACAGGCGTATATCGGCGCGCACTGGCGCTACCCGCACGCTATACCCGACAACGTGCAGGCGCAGCTCGAATATGAGCTGGAACTGATCGGCGACATGCAGTATGAACCGTATTTTTTGACGGTATTTGACATCGTGCGCTTCGCCCGCTCGCAAAAAATCCTCTGCCAGGGGCGCGGATCGGCGGCCAATTCGGCGGTGTGCTACTGCCTCGGCATCACCGAAGTCGATCCCTCGCGCGGCACCCTCCTCTTCGAGCGCTTTATCTCGCGCGAGCGCGATGAACCGCCCGACATCGATGTCGACTTCGAGCACCAGCGCCGCGAGGAGGTGATCCAGTACATCTACCGCAAGTATGGGCGCATGCGGGCCGCCCTGACTGCCGTCGTCATTTCCTATCGCCCGCGCAGTGTCCTGCGCGATGTGGGGCGCGCGCTGGGCGTGGATCTATCGGTGGTCGACAAGGTGGCCAAGGCCTCACATAGCTGGGGTGGACGTGCCGACCTGCAGCAGCGGCTCATTACCTGCGGACTCGATCCAAACTCCCCCATCGCCGAGAAATGGGCGGCAATTGCCGAGCGCCTGATGCGTTTCCCGCGTCATCTGTCCCAGCATCCGGGCGGCTTCGTCATTTCACGCGGCCCCCTCTCCCGCCTGGTGCCGATTGAAAACGCCGCCATGCCCGAGCGCACCGTGATTCAATGGGACAAGGATGACATCGATGAGCTGGGTCTCCTGAAAATCGACATCCTGGCGCTCGGCATGCTGTCGTGTATCGCCCGCACCCTCGCCTTGATCTCGGAGCAGCGTGGCGAGCGTTTTGAACTGGGCGATATTCCCCATGAGGATGCCGCCACTTATCAGATGATTTCCAAAGCGGACACCGTCGGCGTGTTTCAGATCGAATCGCGGGCGCAGATGTCGATGCTGCCGCGCATGCAGCCACGCGAATTCTATGATCTGGTCATCGAGGTGGCCATCATCCGGCCAGGCCCGATCCAGGGCGGCATGATCAATCCGTATTTGCGCCGGCGCCAGGGACTGGAAGCAGTCACCTATCCGAGTCCCGAGATCGAGGCGGTGCTGCGGCGCACGCTCGGGGTACCGATCTTTCAGGAGCAGGTCATGTCGATCGCCATGACGGCGGCGGGATTTACGGCCGGTGAAGCCGACCGCCTGCGCCGCGCCATGGCTGCATGGAAAAGAAAAGGTGGCCTGGAACAGTTCGAAGACCAGCTCATGAGCGGCATGGCCGAGCGTGGCTACAGCCTCGAGTTTGCCACCTCCATTGTTGGCCAGATACGCGGCTTTGCCGAATACGGTTTTCCGGAATCCCATGCGCACAGCTTTGCCCTGCTGGCCTATGCCAGCAGCTGGCTCAAGTGCCATCATCCCGCCGAGTTTCTGGCCGCCCTGCTCAACAGCCAGCCCATGGGTTTTTATAGCTGCTCCTCTCTGGTGCAGGACGCGCGCCGGCATGACGTCGAGGTAAGACCCGTCGATGTCTGTACGAGCGGATGGGAAGCATCCCTGGAGCCGATGGCGGACGGCAGACTGGCAGTACGCCTCGGCTTAAATAATATCAATGGGATGGTGAGAGAGGCGGCGTGGCGCATCGAAGAAGCTCGGGCAGCAGCACCATTCAAGAACACACGCGATGTTGCCATGCGCGCGCAACTCGATGCGGGGGATATGAAGGCGCTGGCGTCGGCCAATGCCCTGGTAACGCTGACGGGCAACCGGCGCATGGCCATGTGGGATGCTGCGGCGAGCGTGCCGGAGCGGGATTTGATGCGCGCAACGACCATTGCCGAACCCGTGCTGGAGCTGGCGCCGCCCACGGAAGCCGATGACATCGTGGCGGACTACCGGCATCTCGGCCTGACACTGGGCCGTCATCCGCTCGCTCTTTTGCGTGAACGGCTCAATAAAATGCGCTTTGTGCCGTCGGATATCCTGAACACCTTCAGCGATGGCCAGCTGGCCAGGGGCTGCGGCATAGTCACTGTAAGGCAACGGCCGGAGACGGCCAAGGGTGTGATCTTCCTCACCCTGGAAGATGAATTTGGCACCATCAACATCATCGTCTGGCCCACGCTGGTGGAAAAGCAACGCGCCGAACTGATGAATGCCTCCCTCTTGGGGGTGTACGGCATCTGGCAATCAAAGAGTGGCGTGCGCAACTTGATCGCCAAGCGGCTGGTCGATTGCTCGCATCTGCTCGGTCAGCTTGATACGAGGAGCAGGAACTTTCACTAA
- a CDS encoding DNA polymerase Y family protein gives MVEKGRIIAVSQHAFAEGVRVGMRPGGVAAVSPDTVILERSLEREQIASNAIALALLQFTPEVAHAGDFSLLLDVTASLRLFNGRAAISRRIRAALQALGVTSQLGTAPTAMGAWLLSRWQPAKRQIILRRTVHMRSLERQLDRMPCAYLPSTANHLEWLTDIGADHLAALRRLPRPGIQRRMNKHVLDELDRAYGLAPELFEWIAIPETFSARIETFDRIEHADALLDGATGLLQQFVGWLVARQQAVSVFVLLLEHERGKTATPPTPIEIGLAEPTWRDEHLIRLLKERLARTELVAPVIALRLEARLLTAMAPPTQDLFPEPGGSPADYRRLLELLSARLGSDNVLSPVEHHDHRPEESNAWASATEKRKAVNAEDEAFERPFWLLPKPIPLLLRGERPFYGSPLKMLKGPERIEAGWWNDQIAARDYYIAQGSDATCYWIYLERVVDGRWYLHGMFG, from the coding sequence GTGGTCGAGAAAGGCCGCATCATCGCGGTCTCGCAGCACGCCTTTGCCGAAGGCGTGCGTGTCGGCATGCGCCCCGGCGGTGTAGCGGCCGTCTCGCCGGATACCGTGATCCTGGAGCGCAGCCTTGAGCGCGAACAGATTGCCAGCAATGCCATCGCGCTCGCCCTCCTCCAGTTCACTCCGGAAGTGGCGCATGCCGGCGACTTCAGCCTGCTGCTGGACGTGACCGCCAGCTTGCGCCTATTTAACGGGCGAGCCGCTATCAGCCGGCGCATTCGCGCTGCCCTACAAGCGCTTGGGGTGACCTCGCAGCTCGGCACGGCGCCAACGGCCATGGGGGCCTGGCTGCTGTCGCGCTGGCAGCCGGCCAAACGCCAGATCATTCTGCGGCGCACCGTGCACATGCGCTCACTGGAGCGCCAGCTCGACCGCATGCCCTGCGCCTATCTGCCCAGCACGGCGAATCACCTGGAGTGGCTAACGGATATTGGCGCGGATCATCTGGCGGCACTCCGGCGCCTGCCCCGCCCGGGCATCCAGCGCAGGATGAACAAGCACGTGCTCGATGAGCTCGACCGTGCCTATGGGCTCGCTCCTGAATTGTTTGAATGGATCGCCATTCCCGAAACTTTTTCAGCGCGCATCGAAACCTTTGACCGGATCGAACACGCCGATGCCCTGCTGGACGGCGCCACTGGCCTGCTGCAGCAATTTGTCGGATGGTTGGTCGCGCGTCAGCAGGCCGTGAGTGTTTTTGTTCTGCTGCTGGAGCACGAACGCGGCAAGACTGCGACCCCGCCCACGCCGATCGAGATCGGATTGGCAGAGCCGACCTGGCGCGATGAACATCTGATTCGGCTACTAAAGGAGCGCCTGGCGCGCACGGAACTGGTTGCCCCGGTCATCGCCCTGCGCCTGGAGGCGCGCCTTCTCACGGCGATGGCGCCCCCGACACAAGACCTGTTTCCCGAGCCGGGCGGCAGTCCCGCCGACTACAGGCGCCTACTGGAATTACTCAGTGCCCGTCTTGGCAGCGACAACGTCCTCTCGCCTGTCGAGCATCACGACCATCGGCCGGAGGAAAGCAATGCCTGGGCTTCCGCCACCGAGAAGCGCAAGGCGGTCAACGCCGAAGATGAGGCTTTTGAGCGCCCGTTCTGGCTGCTACCTAAACCTATCCCGCTGCTGCTGCGCGGCGAACGTCCCTTCTATGGTTCCCCCCTAAAAATGCTCAAGGGGCCGGAACGCATTGAGGCCGGCTGGTGGAACGATCAAATCGCGGCCCGCGACTATTACATCGCGCAAGGAAGCGATGCGACTTGCTACTGGATCTACCTGGAGCGCGTCGTTGACGGCCGCTGGTATCTGCACGGGATGTTCGGCTGA